The Panicum hallii strain FIL2 chromosome 9, PHallii_v3.1, whole genome shotgun sequence genome has a window encoding:
- the LOC112875794 gene encoding ABC transporter G family member 5-like: MSRFVDKLPFFDRRSSPMEEAEDIPRNGLLHVHHHQQQQPHHHSGLLMQPQPSPPTKQSSFTLAQLLKRVNEARSDASSPTSSPTHSHYTIELGGSVPGSTGSDLSEHMHGGGGGGPLLPFVLKFTDLTYSVKQRKKGSCLPALPFGRAGGETAEPEVPRMKTLLDNISGEAREGEIMAVLGASGSGKSTLIDALANRIVKESLHGSVTLNGESLDSNLLKVISAYVMQDDLLYPMLTVEETLMFAAEFRLPRSLPTKEKKKRVQALIDQLGLRNAANTIIGDEGHRGVSGGERRRVSIGVDIIHDPIVLFLDEPTSGLDSTSAFMVVKVLQRIAQSGSVVVMSIHQPSYRILGLLDSLLFLSRGQTVYYGPPGALPSFFDDFGKPIPGNENPTEFALDLIRELETMPDGARDLVEHNKKWQMRMAPKMKHHDGKPSLSLKEAISASISRGKLVSGATDGSVSVPSGESAPAAAVSKFANPFWVEMGVLTRRAFINTKRTPEIFIIRLAAVLVTGFILATIFWRLDDSPKGVQERLGFFAIAMSTMFYTCSDALPVFLNERYIFLRETAYNAYRRSSYVLSHTIVGFPSLIVLSFAFALTTFFAVGLAGGAEGFFFFVAIVLASFWAGSGFATFLSGVVTNVMLGYPVVVSTLAYFLLFSGFFINRDRIPRYWIWFHYLSLVKYPYEAVMQNEFSDPARCFVRGVQMFDNTPLAALPAALKVRVLRAMSQSLGVDIGTATCITTGPDFLAQQAVTDLTKWDCLWITVAWGFLFRILFYVSLLLGSRNKRR; the protein is encoded by the coding sequence ATGTCGCGGTTCGTGGACAAGCTGCCGTTCTTTGACCGGAGGTCGTCGccgatggaggaggccgaggacATCCCGCGGAACGGCCTCCTGCACGtgcaccaccaccagcagcagcagccgcaccACCACAGCGGCCTGCTCATGCAGCCgcagccgtcgccgccgacgaAGCAGTCGTCGTTCACGCTCGCGCAGCTGCTGAAGCGCGTCAACGAGGCGCGCAGCGACGCGTCGTCGCCCACGTCCTCGCCCACGCATTCGCACTACACCATCGAGCTGGGCGGATCCGTGCCGGGGTCCACCGGCAGCGACCTGAGCGAGCACATgcacggcggcggagggggcgggCCGCTGCTGCCGTTCGTGCTCAAGTTCACGGACCTCACGTACAGCGTCAAGCAGCGGAAGAAGGGCTCGTGCCTGCCGGCGCTGCCGTTCGGCCGCGCGGGCGGGGAGACGGCCGAGCCCGAGGTGCCCAGGATGAAGACGCTGCTGGACAACATCTCCGGCGAGGCGCGGGAGGGCGAGATCATGGCGGTGCTCGGCGCCAGCGGCTCCGGCAAGAGCACGCTCATCGACGCGCTCGCCAACCGCATCGTCAAGGAGAGCCTCCACGGCTCCGTCACGCTCAACGGCGAGTCGCTCGACAGCAACCTGCTCAAGGTCATCTCCGCGTACGTCATGCAGGACGACCTCCTGTACCCGATGCTCACCGTCGAGGAGACGCTCATGTTCGCCGCCGAGTTCCGCCTCCCGCGCTCCCTCCCCAccaaggagaagaagaagcgCGTGCAGGCGCTCATCGACCAGCTCGGCCTGCGCAACGCGGCCAACACCATCATCGGCGACGAGGGCCACCGCGGCGTGTCGGGCGGGGAGCGCCGGCGCGTGTCCATCGGCGTGGACATCATCCACGACCCCATCGTACTGTTCCTCGACGAGCCCACCTCCGGGCTCGACTCCACTAGCGCCTTCATGGTGGTCAAGGTGCTGCAGCGCATCGCGCAGAGCGGCAGCGTGGTGGTCATGTCCATCCACCAGCCGAGCTACCGCATCCTCGGCCTCCTCGACAGCCTGCTGTTCCTCTCCCGCGGCCAGACCGTGTACTACGGCCCACCGGGCGCGCTGCCGTCCTTCTTCGACGACTTCGGCAAGCCCATCCCGGGCAACGAGAACCCGACGGAGTTCGCGCTCGACCTCATCAGGGAGCTGGAGACCATGCCGGACGGGGCCAGGGACCTCGTCGAGCACAACAAGAAGTGGCAGATGCGCATGGCGCCCAAGATGAAGCACCACGACGGGAAGCCGTCGCTGTCCCTGAAGGAGGCCATCAGCGCCAGCATCTCGCGCGGGAAGCTCGTGTCCGGCGCGACCGACGGGTCCGTGTCGGTGCCCTCGGGGGagtcggcgccggcggccgcggtgtCCAAGTTCGCGAACCCGTTCTGGGTCGAGATGGGCGTCCTGACCCGCCGCGCGTTCATCAACACGAAGCGCACGCCGGAGATCTTCATCATCCGCCTGGCCGCCGTGCTGGTCACGGGGTTCATCCTGGCGACCATCTTCTGGCGCCTGGACGACTCCCCCAAGGGCGTGCAGGAGCGGCTGGGCTTCTTCGCCATCGCCATGTCCACCATGTTCTACACCTGCTCCGACGCGCTCCCGGTGTTCCTGAACGAGCGCTACATCTTCCTCCGGGAGACGGCCTACAACGCGTACCGGCGGTCCTCGTACGTGCTCTCCCACACCATCGTCGGCTTCCCGTCCCTGATCGTGCTCTCCTTCGCGTTCGCGCTCACGACCTTCTTCGCCGTGGGCCTGGCTGGCGGCGCCGagggcttcttcttcttcgtggCGATCGTGCTGGCGTCCTTCTGGGCCGGGTCCGGGTTCGCGACGTTCCTCTCCGGCGTGGTGACCAACGTGATGCTGGGGTACCCCGTGGTGGTGTCGACGCTGGCCTACTTCCTCCTCTTCAGCGGCTTCTTCATCAACCGCGACCGCATCCCGCGGTACTGGATCTGGTTCCACTACCTGTCGCTGGTCAAGTACCCGTACGAGGCGGTGATGCAGAACGAGTTCAGCGACCCGGCGCGGTGCTTCGTGCGCGGCGTGCAGATGTTCGACAACACGCCGCTGGCCGCGCTGCCGGCGGCGCTCAAGGTGCGGGTGCTGCGCGCCATGAGCCAGTCGCTGGGGGTGGACATCGGGACGGCGACGTGCATCACGACGGGGCCCGACTTCCTGGCGCAGCAGGCCGTCACGGACCTCACCAAGTGGGACTGCCTCTGGATCACCGTCGCGTGGGGGTTCCTCTTCCGGATCCTCTTCTACGTCTCGCTGCTGCTCGGGAGCAGGAACAAGAGGAGGTGA